Proteins from a genomic interval of Nerophis lumbriciformis linkage group LG01, RoL_Nlum_v2.1, whole genome shotgun sequence:
- the her9 gene encoding hairy-related 9 isoform X2 gives MPADTMEKQTGSPMAGAPANGSHTPDKPKNASEHRKSSKPIMEKRRRARINESLGQLKTLILDALKKDSSRHSKLEKADILEMTVKHLRNLQRVQMSALSPDASVLGKYRAGFNECMNEVTRFLSTSEGVNVEVRSRLLNHLSSCMGQMMAINYPQQQQSSPQQAHLGQPLHVQLPSTLPISPAMASKLSPAEAASPKVFGGFQLVPASDGQFAFLIPNPAFAAATAPVIPLYANAGLPLAVNGPSAPTAASPVHGMTSFSGGSQAVSPVGVSPGSDSGEAVWRPW, from the exons ATGCCGGCTGATACTATGGAAAAGCAGACCGGATCCCCAATGGCTGGCGCCCCTGCGAACGGATCGCACACCCCAGACAAGCCAAAAAACGCCAGTGAGCATAGAAAG TCATCCAAGCCCATCATGGAAAAAAGGCGCAGAGCAAGAATCAACGAAAGCCTCGGTCAGCTCAAAACGCTCATCCTTGACGCACTTAAGAAAGAT AGCTCCAGACACTCCAAGCTGGAGAAGGCAGACATCCTGGAGATGACAGTGAAACACCTGAGGAACCTGCAGCGCGTCCAAATGAGTG CTCTCTCTCCAGACGCCAGCGTCCTCGGCAAATACAGAGCCGGATTCAACGAGTGCATGAATGAAGTCACCCGCTTCCTGTCCACCTCCGAGGGGGTGAACGTGGAGGTGAGGTCCAGGCTGCTCAACCACTTGTCCAGCTGCATGGGTCAGATGATGGCCATCAACTATCCGCAGCAGCAGCAAAGTTCCCCCCagcaggcccacctgggccaaccCCTCCACGTGCAACTCCCCTCCACCCTGCCCATCAGCCCCGCCATGGCCTCCAAACTCAGCCCGGCGGAGGCAGCCTCCCCGAAGGTGTTCGGCGGCTTTCAACTGGTGCCGGCGTCCGATGGACAGTTTGCGTTCTTGATCCCCAACCCCGCGTTTGCAGCCGCCACAGCCCCGGTTATACCCCTGTATGCGAACGCGGGGCTGCCCTTGGCGGTCAACGGGCCTTCGGCACCCACCGCCGCGTCGCCAGTCCACGGTATGACGTCGTTCTCCGGGGGGTCCCAGGCAGTCAGCCCGGTGGGAGTGAGCCCTGGCTCGGACAGCGGCGAGGCTGTCTGGCGTCCCTGGTAG
- the her9 gene encoding hairy-related 9 isoform X1: protein MPADTMEKQTGSPMAGAPANGSHTPDKPKNASEHRKSSKPIMEKRRRARINESLGQLKTLILDALKKDSSRHSKLEKADILEMTVKHLRNLQRVQMSAALSPDASVLGKYRAGFNECMNEVTRFLSTSEGVNVEVRSRLLNHLSSCMGQMMAINYPQQQQSSPQQAHLGQPLHVQLPSTLPISPAMASKLSPAEAASPKVFGGFQLVPASDGQFAFLIPNPAFAAATAPVIPLYANAGLPLAVNGPSAPTAASPVHGMTSFSGGSQAVSPVGVSPGSDSGEAVWRPW, encoded by the exons ATGCCGGCTGATACTATGGAAAAGCAGACCGGATCCCCAATGGCTGGCGCCCCTGCGAACGGATCGCACACCCCAGACAAGCCAAAAAACGCCAGTGAGCATAGAAAG TCATCCAAGCCCATCATGGAAAAAAGGCGCAGAGCAAGAATCAACGAAAGCCTCGGTCAGCTCAAAACGCTCATCCTTGACGCACTTAAGAAAGAT AGCTCCAGACACTCCAAGCTGGAGAAGGCAGACATCCTGGAGATGACAGTGAAACACCTGAGGAACCTGCAGCGCGTCCAAATGAGTG CAGCTCTCTCTCCAGACGCCAGCGTCCTCGGCAAATACAGAGCCGGATTCAACGAGTGCATGAATGAAGTCACCCGCTTCCTGTCCACCTCCGAGGGGGTGAACGTGGAGGTGAGGTCCAGGCTGCTCAACCACTTGTCCAGCTGCATGGGTCAGATGATGGCCATCAACTATCCGCAGCAGCAGCAAAGTTCCCCCCagcaggcccacctgggccaaccCCTCCACGTGCAACTCCCCTCCACCCTGCCCATCAGCCCCGCCATGGCCTCCAAACTCAGCCCGGCGGAGGCAGCCTCCCCGAAGGTGTTCGGCGGCTTTCAACTGGTGCCGGCGTCCGATGGACAGTTTGCGTTCTTGATCCCCAACCCCGCGTTTGCAGCCGCCACAGCCCCGGTTATACCCCTGTATGCGAACGCGGGGCTGCCCTTGGCGGTCAACGGGCCTTCGGCACCCACCGCCGCGTCGCCAGTCCACGGTATGACGTCGTTCTCCGGGGGGTCCCAGGCAGTCAGCCCGGTGGGAGTGAGCCCTGGCTCGGACAGCGGCGAGGCTGTCTGGCGTCCCTGGTAG